In Candidatus Jidaibacter acanthamoeba, a genomic segment contains:
- a CDS encoding transposase — protein sequence MAQKLHIGVSKEGLIVSRIMTNHITDDHKCLESLIQSADIEKITEILADIGYDSNNTYIILENKGIKATIAPPKSAKTSYTQPRSDTINYIKEKGYHVERNKNKYGRREIIENTIYRYKSIIGAKLRSRKWDNQDAETLLGCHILNKMTNLGMTHSVKLT from the coding sequence ATGGCGCAAAAGCTGCATATAGGAGTTAGTAAAGAGGGATTAATAGTTTCACGTATTATGACCAACCATATTACTGATGACCATAAATGTTTAGAATCATTAATACAAAGCGCAGATATAGAAAAGATAACTGAGATTTTAGCTGACATTGGCTACGATAGTAACAATACGTATATTATATTAGAAAATAAAGGTATTAAAGCTACAATAGCACCTCCCAAAAGTGCCAAGACATCTTATACACAACCTAGGTCTGATACCATAAACTATATTAAAGAAAAAGGTTACCATGTGGAGCGTAATAAAAATAAGTATGGTAGAAGAGAAATTATAGAAAATACTATTTACCGATATAAAAGCATTATAGGGGCTAAGCTAAGATCTAGGAAATGGGATAACCAAGATGCTGAGACTTTACTTGGTTGTCATATACTCAATAAAATGACTAACCTGGGCATGACTCATTCTGTAAAACTCACTTAA